One segment of Mesoplodon densirostris isolate mMesDen1 chromosome 6, mMesDen1 primary haplotype, whole genome shotgun sequence DNA contains the following:
- the LOC132492311 gene encoding small ribosomal subunit protein uS8-like: MVCMHVLADGLKSINNAKKKRQTPGWFRPCPKVIVRFLTVMMNHGYIGKFEIIDDHRAGEIVVNLTDRLNNCGVISPRFDVQLKDLEKCQNNVLPSHQFLFIVLTTSAGIMDHKEAR, from the coding sequence ATGGTGTGCATGCATGTCCTGGCTGATGGTCTCAAGAGTATCAACAATgccaaaaaaaagaggcaaacgCCAGGTTGGTTTAGGCCATGCCCCAAAGTCATCGTCAGGTTTCTAACTGTGATGATGAATCACGGTTACATTGGCAAATTTGAAATCATCGATGATCACAGGGCTGGGGAAATTGTTGTGAACCTCACAGACAGGCTAAATAACTGTGGAGTGATCAGCCCCAGATTTGATGTGCAACTCAAAGATCTAGAAAAATGTCAGAATAACGTGCTCCCGTCCCATCAGTTTCTTTTCATTGTACTGACAACCTCAGCTGGCATCATGGACCATAAAGAAGCAAGATGA